GGGGAGACCGCGGGCGAACCGTTCGCGGCGGTGCGCGAGGAGTCCGTACGGCGGATGGGCGGGCCGCCCTCGAAGGGCGCCGCGGGACTCGTGCTCGGCCGGTACCGGCTCGTACGGCCGCTGGGACGCGCGCGGCGGATCTGGCAGGCGCACGACGTACGGCTGGGCCGGACGGTGGCCGTCCATCGGTACGCCGTCGAGCCCGAGCGACACGAGCGGTTCCTCCACGACGCCCGCGCGCTCTCCCGCGTCCGGCACCAGAACGTGGTCGCGGTCCACGACTTCGGCATCGACGACGGCATCCCCTGCCTCGTCACGGCGTTCCTGCCGGGCGTCACCCTGGCCGAACTCACCCCTCCGGGCACCCCCGGCGTGCCCTTCGCGACCCTCGCGCCGCTGGCCCATCAGGTCGTGCTCGGCCTCAAGGCACTCCACGGAGAGGCGACAGTTCACGGCGGGCTCGGCGCGTCCGGCGTGCTGTCACTGCCCGACGGCTCCTTCAGGCTCACCCGCTTCCCGCTGCCGGTACCGCACGGCGCCGACGCGTCGAACGACCTGCGCGACCTCGGGGAACTGCTGTGCGTGCTGGCCGACGGCGATCCCTCGTCACCGACCGAACTCCCGCTCGTACCGCCGGAGTTCAGGTCGCCGTTCGTCGAAGCCGTGGACTGCCTGCTCTCTTCGGACACCTACACCCGGAGCGTCGGCGCGGACCTCCTCATGCCCCGCTCCTTCAGCCCGGTGCTGCGGAACGTGACCGCGACCCGACTGCGCTACCGGTTGCTCGGCCCGGTGCGGATCGGCCGGGGCGACTCGCACCTGCCGGACCTCCCGCCCCAGGCGCAGGCCCTGCTCTGCATGCTGCTCCTGCGGCACGGCCGGTTCGTACCGCACGACGAACTGGCCGCGGGGCTCTGGGGAACGAGTCTCCCCGAGGATCCGGTACGCACCCTGGCCGTCGTGGCCTCCGAGCTCCGGGAGGCGCTGGGACCCGGCGTCCTGGCCGACGGGCCCGACGGTCACGCCCTGCACGCTCCCTCCGCCACCATCGACGTGATGCGGTGCGAGAACCTCGTCGCCGAGGCCAAGTACCTGCGGGACGAGGGGAGTACGGCGGCGGCCCGCGACGCCCTCCAGGAAGCCCTGGACCTCTGGTCCGGCGCCGCTCTCGCCGGTGTTCCCGGCCCTGCCGCGGCGTCGGCGCGGCTGCGGCTGCGCTCCCTCCGTCTCACGCTGGGCGTCACCTGCGCCGAACACGACCTCGTCCTGGGACGGTTCGAGCGCGCGGCGAGCGACCTCGGCGCGCTGCTGCGCGAGCACCCCGAGCGCGAGGACCTGCGGCGCCTGCACATGCTCGCCCTCAAGGGCCAGGGCCGCATCGCGGAGGCCATCGACTCGTACGAGGCGTACGAGGAGTTGCAGGACCGGCAGTTCGGCGAACCCGACCCCACGCTCGTCGAGCTGTACCGCGAACTGCGGGCCGTCCCCGACGACAACCGGCCGACCGTCACCATGGAGTGCGCCGACTCCGGCCGGACCGCGTACGGCGCCCTCTCCCAGACCATGACCTGGCTGCTCTCGCTGAGCGGGCTGACCTCCGACCAGTACGACATGCAGGCCGTCGACAACGGCTACCTGGTGTTCACCGCGCCCGGGGCGTCCGTGCTGAACGTGCTGAACGCGACGCTGCGCGACCTGCCGGACATCCTCCTGGAGGTGCCGGACCCGCCCAGGATCCGGCTGACGTTCTGGCACACCGCCCGCCCTCCCCGCACCACCCCGCCGCCGCCCTCCCCCGATCGGTCGGACATCGCCGTGGTCGTCTCCCCCGTCCTCTACGAGGAGCTGACGAGCGGGGACGTCCCGGTGGGCCCGGTCCACTTCCGGCCCCTGCGGCCCGGGACGGGCGACGGCCCGCCGATCGCCTGGTCCTGCCACCTGGCCATCCCGGACCGCCCCACCGCCCCACCCGAGAGCACCCGGCACCCCGCTCCCGCCACCGACTCGGAGACCACTCAGCAGCGCGAATCCCGGGGCGGGTCGAAAAGCGCCCAGCAGCCCGCATCCGCCGGCGGGTCGGAGAGCCCTCAGCAGCGCGAATCCGCCGGCGGTCCCGAGGCCCCCGGTCGGCCCGGGTCGCCTCGGCCGTCCGAGACCACGCGGCCCTCCGAGACCACTCGGCCCTCAGAGACCACTCGGCGATCCAGGTCCACCCGCCGGCCCGAGACCCCCCTCTCCGGCACCCCCCTCTCCGAGCCCGGTCCGCAGGGCGCCTCGGCGGCCACCCGGCAGGCCGGCGCCGCGCGGGCCGCCGGACCGGGCGCCCGGCGCGCGGAGGCGGCGGCCTCGGCCCTGCTGCAGAGCAGCCCCTGCGTGCTCCTCGGCTTCGACGGCCCCCTCGTCCGTCTCTACACGAGTGACGCCGAGAAGCAGGCCACCAGGGAACTCGCCACGCTCCTCGCGGAGCTGCGCGACCCCGAGGCCGCGCTGAGAGGCGACCCGCTCTCCCTCCTGGGCGGGCCCACGCAGCCGCTGGAGGGGCGCGCCAACCCCCTCGACCTGCTGCGCGCCTTCGCGGACCATCCGCAGGGAGCGGATCTGCGCCGACGGCTCAACCGGATCGAGGAGCGGGCCGTGTCGGCCGCGGCGTCCACCCCGTTCTCGGACGCCCTGATCACCACGCTCAGCGCGCTCGGACGGCGTATCGCGGTCGTCGCGGACAACGCGCCCGGCGCCGTCTGGAAGTACCTGCACTCGCACGGCCGGCTGACCGGCCTGGTGACCGGCGGAGTGCACGGCCGCGCGGACGACCTGACCCTGCTGATGCCGAACCCCGACTCCCTCCTGCGTGCCCTGCGACACCTCGGCGTGCCGCCCACGGAAGCCGTACTGGTCGGCTCCTCGGTCGCCGAACTCACCGCCGCGCGCGCCGCCGGCCTGCGCTTCCTCGGCTACACCCGCTCCGAGGGGCACAAGCAGCGCCTGCTCCGCGCGGGCTGCGAGGTGACCACGGCCTCGTGGGCCCCCCTCCTCCGCTCCCTCCCCAACACCTGAGCCCCGCCGAAGACCACCCGTCCAGCCGCACCCCGCCCGGCCCACCCCGAAAGGCGACACCCCGTCAGTTCCCGCACGATGCGTAGGAGGACCGCCGCCCGGTGGAGTCCCACGGTCTGTGCTCTCGGGAGGACCTGCCATGACCGCCAGCCTGGAGCAGTTGCGCCGCTGCCACTTCGCCGTCGACCTCGGAGCGGCGAGAACGCGTGTCTTCGTGAAGGGCGCCGGGCTGATCGTCGACCAGCCCAGCGTCGCCGCGGTGAACACGCGGACCGGCGCCCTGATCGCGGTCGGTGAGTTCGCGGAGAAGATGACGGGCCGCACCCCCCACTACATCCGTGTCGTACGCCCCGTCTCGGGCGGCACGGTCGTCGACATCGAGATGGCCCAGCGCATGCTGCGCCAGCTCCTCGGGGACAAGGTCCGCCGCACCCTGCGCCGCAAGCCCCGGCTGC
This sequence is a window from Streptomyces ortus. Protein-coding genes within it:
- a CDS encoding SAV_2336 N-terminal domain-related protein; the encoded protein is MCWLGLPGGRGRPPWNWPSFSGWPPTCRHHQASPLHPPLPPATGRTFPPRPLPNPPRGGERRGRPQRTRTPAPPRAPGTRIPLRLPGPAHRRPAARAGTPGRLYTSLLAPAPPMLPHPLRLQRALRPLKRSVPAPVGQELDEAATAHRIARLGAAPQWWLPVLRPMAERWLTLHLVHDTGPTMPVWRPLVRELHAALAQSGIFRTVELHRLEADGTVRRPGSQESFADGRTVTLLLSDCMGPQWRDGPAGARWYGTLRRWAARMPVALVQPLPERLWRTTALPATTTRITAPGPAAPNSAYTVDSYALDSYALDGLPPGLLPLPVLEASAPWLGNWSSLVAGGGRLPGAVALLGPGPPLAPVDERGRSDVERLSPEELLLRFRSLASPEAFRLAGHLAVGPVELPVMRLVQAAVERNPRPQHLAEVILSGALVSVPGAAGSYVFRPGVRELLRRTLPRSAYGRTSELLARVGALIDERAGLSAGEFRVLAPGGDGTGAGSTGGGTGHGGGETAGEPFAAVREESVRRMGGPPSKGAAGLVLGRYRLVRPLGRARRIWQAHDVRLGRTVAVHRYAVEPERHERFLHDARALSRVRHQNVVAVHDFGIDDGIPCLVTAFLPGVTLAELTPPGTPGVPFATLAPLAHQVVLGLKALHGEATVHGGLGASGVLSLPDGSFRLTRFPLPVPHGADASNDLRDLGELLCVLADGDPSSPTELPLVPPEFRSPFVEAVDCLLSSDTYTRSVGADLLMPRSFSPVLRNVTATRLRYRLLGPVRIGRGDSHLPDLPPQAQALLCMLLLRHGRFVPHDELAAGLWGTSLPEDPVRTLAVVASELREALGPGVLADGPDGHALHAPSATIDVMRCENLVAEAKYLRDEGSTAAARDALQEALDLWSGAALAGVPGPAAASARLRLRSLRLTLGVTCAEHDLVLGRFERAASDLGALLREHPEREDLRRLHMLALKGQGRIAEAIDSYEAYEELQDRQFGEPDPTLVELYRELRAVPDDNRPTVTMECADSGRTAYGALSQTMTWLLSLSGLTSDQYDMQAVDNGYLVFTAPGASVLNVLNATLRDLPDILLEVPDPPRIRLTFWHTARPPRTTPPPPSPDRSDIAVVVSPVLYEELTSGDVPVGPVHFRPLRPGTGDGPPIAWSCHLAIPDRPTAPPESTRHPAPATDSETTQQRESRGGSKSAQQPASAGGSESPQQRESAGGPEAPGRPGSPRPSETTRPSETTRPSETTRRSRSTRRPETPLSGTPLSEPGPQGASAATRQAGAARAAGPGARRAEAAASALLQSSPCVLLGFDGPLVRLYTSDAEKQATRELATLLAELRDPEAALRGDPLSLLGGPTQPLEGRANPLDLLRAFADHPQGADLRRRLNRIEERAVSAAASTPFSDALITTLSALGRRIAVVADNAPGAVWKYLHSHGRLTGLVTGGVHGRADDLTLLMPNPDSLLRALRHLGVPPTEAVLVGSSVAELTAARAAGLRFLGYTRSEGHKQRLLRAGCEVTTASWAPLLRSLPNT